TTTTGACAGAGGGGCATGGCTGAGCCATCGGTGCTCCAACAAGCCAATCGTATGAGGggctgcaaaaaaagaaaagggtggAAGGCACGTAAGGGCAGGGCAACGTTGAGACGAGCCCCTCAGACAAGACAAGCAGCAGCTGGCAAACTGCATCAATCTGTAATCAATTAACCAACTGGTAGATGGGATTACATGCCTAACTGCACAGCTAACCAGTCCATCCCAAAATGACCAGACAGCATCAGCTTGTGTGCTTGACCCAATACCAGAGACCGGCATTATGCTCGGGCTCCAACAGTGATTAATCATTCATAACCTGCCTCTACACCCAAGCTTTGAGCCTGTCAATACACAGTGGCAGGAGCTGCATGTCCTTCCTGACAAAGAATGACAACAGGAAAGAAAACTcaacaaaacacagcagaagcagcagttAAAGAAAAAGAGTTATCATGTAAAAGAGCTGAATTGTAAACAAAAGTGAGTCCCTTTTTTTAAGAATACAATCTTATTATGTAAATTagaggtgtcaaacataaggcccaggggccaGAAGAAGCCCAGCAATGACTCCAATCAGGccctctgggcaactttggaaATTGTGAAAGAGGGTGTagatttttaacttttaactgtattttcatgttttactgCATTTCCTATTGATAAAGACCTCAACTGGTATTCAATAATGAACTGAAATAGTTAAGTAacagaaaagttcctgttttctACTATGTACTGTAAAAATTTCTGTTtgttagttgttgttttttctccatggtaaaaaaaaaaaagcaaaaagaaaataaatacaatacaaatgaGATCTACTGTTGCACTTATTTTTCATATATTCAGACATATGAGtgattaaatgtttatttaaatgtctttacaCTGACCCACTTAAGATCacagtgggctgtatgtggctcACAGTGTATTATACTGAtggattattaaaatatggaagTTTAATATTTGATTCCATAAGTTTTAGCTGTACTTCATCTCAAAATAGTTACCTAGAAGTACATTAAAACATGTAAGTACAGTGCAAGTGTGTAAAAGTGATGAAAACACTGCTATTTTGAAGTCAAATGACATTAAGGTGTTTCAGCAGAATAAGTCTGAGTGTCACTGGAACCTGCTGAATGACAGCGTGGGCAGATGGgaaggacagacagacaaattATTCTGTCTGTCTCATTTTCTCGGCCGACTAAACAGATCAATTATTTATATCGCATGCAGACGCAAGTACATAAAGAACATTAATGCATCCCATACACTCTCATTCATTACCACTGATAAAAAGCCTTAAAAGAGAATTATAAAAGTCTCCACATCTGAACATAAACTGctgccaccccccccccccccccccccccccaaaaaaaaaaaatcctccaccGGTGCAGTAATCTTTACACCATCTTGCTCCATATTGTTTGAAAGTCATAATCCCCTGATGTGCTGTTAATGTCCCTCAGGTTACAGGCCTCACTTACACTCGCGTTGCCTCGGGCTAATCTCAGATTATGGTTCTCGTCGCACAGAGGCAATTACATTTTAAGTGAAAGGCTTCCTCTCGATGGCTTATGTGACTTAATAATCGCTTTATAGCCAAGAGTCcatatttaatttatatataaatcAGATATGTTGTAAAGACTGAATCCTGACAGTTAAAGACAACAACGTAAAAGAAACATTAGACCTGAAAAGACTCATTTATGTACAGATTGAAAACTTCCTTTCACGCCTTTAGAGGCTGAGACATAAACTGGATTTTTATAAAATTCCTTTTGTGTTGAAGTTTTAGCTTCTAATACAAGAAATCTATTTTTGCATTTAACTTAATTAGAAGTCCAGCATTTATAGTTTATTAGTAGGTTTTACATTAGAGCTTTAGCCTCTATTAGTTCGTTTGCATCCTCAGCACTGGTGAGTGGAGCTACCAGATGGTAGACTTTTGGTCTTTGTGACACATGGCTCCGAGTGAAGCCATGGCCAGATAGCCCAGCCCAAGATAATTGAAATTTCATtaaggttttgtgtgtgtgtgtgtgtgtgcctaggAGTGGGTGTGGGTGTTTATGAGTCTCCATGGGTGTGTTTTTCTCTATGAGCAATAttgagggtgggggtggggcaGGGGCTCCACCTGCTGCCACCTGTTCGTCTGCTTTGTCTTATAAAAGCTGCCCCGATGTCTCCAGGATCACAGACACCTTGGACTCTTCAGTCTGAGCACTCCTTGGAGTTGCAAATACTTGAGACCCCGCACACAGGGAAAGCcttggaaaaacaaataaatcaaagcTCAGAGAAGCACTGAATCTTGAAAGTAGGaacctctttgataaatctgaTTAGTTTGCGTCTTCAATCGAAAACCATGAAGGCCCGTCGACCCAGCTGCACCGACTCTGGATCCGAATCTTCAGAGCTGGACTCCAAGAGCCCGGAGAAGTACGAGACTGCTACGAGGCGCCGGATGGCTGCCAACgccagagagaggaagaggatgcAGGGCTTGAACACAGCCTTTGATCGCTTACGTAAGGTGGTCCCACAGTGGGGCCAGGACAAGAAGCTGTCCAAGTATGAAACCCTGCAGATGGCCCTCAGCTACATCGTGGCCCTCAACCGGATCCTGACAGATGCCAGGAGGCACACTGGTTCTCACAGGCAGTGGCTGGACCTGCAGTTTGATTGCGTGCAGCCTGAAAACTACTCCTGCCTCATGAGGTACGACTCCGCTACCGGACAGGAGTACATCCACTCATCGCTCTCGTATCAGTTTGACGGGCACGAGGTGCACGCGTAAACTGCTCCATCGAGTAGATAATCAGTCATGTTGTTGGATGTGAATGACAATGTGAATCATTTTTCTCCAGTCTAGGAGACAGTAAATACATTTGTATtgcattattttcattttgtatgaCAATCAAAGAGTCTTCGGTTTCGGCTTGAAgcctttcatttgtttttgctaGGAAACCCAGCAATGTTGAGCAAGTTTTTGTTCAGAGTATAGCAATGAAACAGCTGTAGTGTCATTGCAGACCGTTAGATTGTACTGAGGATACAGGcaatgttgtaatttttttaatcgGTTATTTTGATGTGGCCCTAAAAAAGCTGTGCAATGTTTGATGGATTATGCAAAAATCACTGAGGTCTTAGATGCATAGCTGATGTCCAGATAACTAAAGTAACTATTTTCCCAAAGTGTAAATGCATGTTTGTagatttgaaaaaaaagaaaaaagtatgttatttttcaacagacttttttttattatagtttttcatcaaaaataaaattattttgtatgaaactttataagtgttgtttttattggtaCAGCTATGAGAGGTTTTCTCCCTTTTCACACAGTTTATTGCTATTCAAGTTTGCAAAATATACATATGAAAAAAAGCTAATTTCTGAGTACTTCATACCAAAACTGTGACGTTTAAAGTATAACAAAGTATGGCATTTAAATGCCTATAATGTCACTTTGCGTGAGGAATTATCACTGGGAAGAAATAATTTACAGCATGGTTTGTGTTG
This is a stretch of genomic DNA from Maylandia zebra isolate NMK-2024a linkage group LG13, Mzebra_GT3a, whole genome shotgun sequence. It encodes these proteins:
- the atoh7 gene encoding transcription factor atoh7; protein product: MKARRPSCTDSGSESSELDSKSPEKYETATRRRMAANARERKRMQGLNTAFDRLRKVVPQWGQDKKLSKYETLQMALSYIVALNRILTDARRHTGSHRQWLDLQFDCVQPENYSCLMRYDSATGQEYIHSSLSYQFDGHEVHA